A window of Candidatus Bathyarchaeota archaeon contains these coding sequences:
- a CDS encoding type II secretion system F family protein translates to MGINLMGFSYQRFRGVGRVLARLFYSNGRVRLEEALEDAGLKIYPEAYYSLMGFLTVLSAIVVVPVIHLTGFIPLASIPLLVILLGYLIPKVLAYDRASKLDVEVPFAGTYISVMATGGLSPYQSLRKLKGCALLPHVSKAAREIEVDVELKGMDPVTAMERSALHLPSRSYRDLMLGYASATRSGADVIHFLLAQTETMFRNLSAKVRAFGDRAGILMESYIAVIILSTLSLSVIFMTSMAFSEFWAGFFTAENYLLYAYLIVPGLSILFIYLSDASQLQHPISEWGPYKVFLGTLPLTFLLAISMFLPFTSFSTPQLAPPFMRPLTDLVISIRGLLGLERGYEAAIGLALTLIIGTLPAVYAHSHYSKRGKGLEEDITNFLRDLTETRKTGASPEKCIEILSKRSYGRFSGHLRLAARQIRWGLPFKVIYDSFRARIKSWLALINIYLLVDAIEVGGGTPETLETLTEFSEMLISIEKEKAAMLRPLMMMPYMGAGILLASTTVFLGFMRFVLYSFGRQAIPFTQFLVLLLPPLVLQAYLTGLVTGKISSGVLSNGFRHAVVLSAAAIIIMPISSRFSLPFQPWG, encoded by the coding sequence ATGGGGATCAATCTCATGGGGTTCTCCTACCAGCGGTTCAGGGGTGTAGGCAGGGTCCTAGCTAGACTATTCTACTCCAACGGGAGGGTGAGGCTGGAAGAGGCCCTAGAAGATGCAGGCCTCAAGATATACCCCGAGGCTTATTACTCCCTTATGGGTTTTCTCACCGTCCTCTCCGCCATTGTAGTTGTGCCTGTGATCCATCTCACTGGTTTCATCCCACTTGCCTCAATACCCCTTCTCGTAATCCTCCTGGGATACTTGATCCCGAAGGTGCTCGCCTATGATAGGGCATCGAAGCTCGATGTAGAGGTCCCCTTCGCGGGCACCTATATAAGCGTGATGGCTACCGGAGGCCTATCCCCTTACCAGAGCCTGAGGAAGCTTAAGGGCTGCGCCCTCCTGCCCCATGTATCTAAGGCAGCTAGGGAGATAGAGGTTGATGTGGAGCTGAAGGGGATGGATCCGGTAACTGCCATGGAGAGGTCCGCTCTGCACCTTCCATCGAGGTCTTATAGGGATCTGATGCTGGGCTATGCATCTGCAACAAGGTCGGGGGCGGACGTCATTCACTTCCTCCTGGCCCAGACCGAGACCATGTTCAGGAACCTCTCAGCCAAGGTGAGGGCCTTCGGGGACAGGGCGGGTATCCTCATGGAGTCCTACATAGCCGTAATCATCCTCTCAACCCTAAGCCTCTCAGTCATCTTCATGACCTCTATGGCCTTCTCAGAGTTCTGGGCCGGATTCTTCACCGCTGAGAACTATCTCCTCTACGCCTACCTTATAGTGCCGGGGCTATCCATCCTCTTCATATACCTCTCAGACGCCTCCCAGCTCCAGCACCCCATCAGCGAGTGGGGACCGTACAAGGTATTCCTAGGAACTCTACCCCTGACCTTCCTCCTGGCCATCTCCATGTTCCTTCCCTTCACCTCATTCTCCACTCCTCAGCTGGCCCCGCCCTTCATGAGGCCCCTCACAGACCTAGTGATCTCCATCAGGGGGCTGTTAGGCTTGGAGAGGGGGTATGAGGCGGCCATAGGCCTAGCCCTAACATTGATAATTGGGACCCTGCCAGCAGTCTATGCCCACAGCCACTACAGCAAGAGGGGGAAGGGACTTGAGGAGGATATAACCAACTTCCTCAGGGACCTCACCGAGACTAGGAAGACCGGGGCCAGCCCTGAGAAATGCATCGAGATCCTCTCCAAGAGGAGCTATGGGAGGTTCTCAGGGCACCTCAGGCTCGCGGCTAGGCAGATAAGGTGGGGCCTCCCCTTCAAGGTCATCTACGACTCTTTCAGGGCGAGGATTAAATCCTGGCTCGCCCTCATCAACATCTACCTCCTCGTCGACGCCATAGAGGTGGGTGGAGGAACCCCGGAGACCCTCGAGACCCTCACCGAGTTCAGCGAGATGCTCATATCCATCGAGAAGGAGAAGGCCGCGATGTTAAGACCCCTAATGATGATGCCCTACATGGGGGCGGGAATCCTCCTAGCATCGACCACCGTCTTCCTCGGATTCATGAGGTTCGTCCTCTACTCCTTCGGGAGGCAGGCGATACCCTTCACCCAGTTCCTTGTCCTCCTCCTCCCGCCATTAGTCCTCCAGGCATACCTCACAGGCCTCGTTACCGGGAAGATATCCTCAGGCGTCCTCTCGAACGGATTCAGGCACGCCGTGGTCCTCTCAGCAGCGGCTATAATCATCATGCCCATATCGAGCCGGTTCTCCCTCCCCTTCCAGCCCTGGGGGTGA
- a CDS encoding KaiC domain-containing protein: MLSGGIPRGFSIAVTGEPGTGKTILCLHFIARGVAEGDRCIYVTTEESRDSIIAQASQFGFDFSKAIKEGRLIIIDALMGTEDQWTIKSLSVEELVNKVIEAKKALGYGRARLVIDSLSAFWLDKPAMSRRHSYFVKKVLAKWDFTILATSQYAITTSEAFGWGIEHIADGIIRFRRSVRNGVLRRFLLIEKMRQTPHSLQMHEVSIVDGKGLVVLGPLEERREDIALPRRVMEKIQRTAEKRDAAIP, encoded by the coding sequence ATGCTTTCAGGAGGGATCCCCAGAGGTTTTTCCATAGCGGTGACGGGAGAGCCTGGCACAGGTAAAACGATCCTCTGCCTTCACTTCATAGCAAGAGGGGTTGCAGAGGGGGATAGATGCATTTACGTTACCACGGAGGAGAGCAGGGACTCGATCATAGCCCAAGCCAGCCAGTTCGGGTTCGACTTCTCAAAAGCCATCAAGGAGGGGCGCCTAATAATAATCGACGCCCTGATGGGAACGGAGGACCAGTGGACCATAAAGTCGCTCAGCGTCGAGGAGCTTGTCAACAAGGTAATAGAAGCAAAAAAGGCATTAGGCTATGGTAGAGCCAGGCTGGTTATAGACTCCCTCTCAGCCTTCTGGTTGGATAAACCCGCGATGTCTAGGAGGCACTCTTACTTCGTGAAGAAGGTCCTAGCCAAATGGGACTTCACCATCCTAGCAACCTCACAGTACGCCATAACCACTTCGGAAGCATTCGGGTGGGGGATCGAACACATTGCGGATGGCATCATCAGGTTCAGGAGATCAGTGAGGAATGGGGTTTTGAGGAGGTTTCTTCTCATAGAGAAGATGAGGCAGACTCCTCACAGCCTCCAGATGCATGAGGTCTCCATCGTCGATGGGAAGGGCCTCGTAGTACTTGGACCCTTGGAGGAGAGGAGGGAGGACATAGCCCTCCCAAGGAGGGTGATGGAGAAGATCCAGAGAACCGCGGAGAAGAGGGATGCAGCCATACCATAA